Proteins encoded within one genomic window of Macaca fascicularis isolate 582-1 chromosome 16, T2T-MFA8v1.1:
- the PER1 gene encoding period circadian protein homolog 1 isoform X2, translating to MSGPLEGADGGGDPRPGESFCPGGVPSPGPPQHRPCPGPSLADDTDANSNGSSGNESNGHESRGASQRSSHSSSSGNGKDSALLETTESSKSTNSQSPSPPSSSIAYSLLSASSEQDNPSTSGCSSEQSARARTQKELMTALRELKLRLPPERRGKGRSGTLATLQYALACVKQVQANQEYYQQWSLEEGEPCSMDMSTYTLEELEHITSEYTLRNQDTFSVAVSFLTGRIVYISEQAAVLLRCKRDVFRGTRFSELLAPQDVGVFYGSTAPSRLPTWGTGASAGSGLRDFTQEKSVFCRIRGGPDRDPGPRYQPFRLTPYVTKIRVSDGAPAQPCCLLIAERIHSGYEAPRIPPDKRIFTTRHTPSCLFQDVDERAAPLLGYLPQDLLGAPVLLFLHPEDRPLMLAIHKKILQLAGQPFDHSPIRFCARNGEYVTMDTSWAGFVHPWSRKVAFVLGRHKVRTAPLNEDVFTPPAPSPAPTLDTDIQELSEQIHRLLLQPVHSPSPTGLCGVGPVTSPGPLHSPGSSSDSNGGDAEGPGPPAPVTFQQICKDVHLVKHQGQQLFIESRARPQPRPRLPATGTFKARALPCQSPDPELETGSAPIPAPLALAPEEAERKEASSCSYQQINCLDSILRYLESCNLPSTTKRKCASSSSYTTSSASDDDKQRTGPVPVGTKKDIIMMEDLPGLAPGPAPSPAPSPTVAPDPAPDAYRPVGLTKAVLSLHTQKEEQAFLSRFRDLGRLRGLDSSSTAPSALGERGCHHGPAPPSRRHHCRSKAKRSRHHQSPRAEAPCYVSHPSPVPPSTPWPAPPATTPFPAVVQPYPLPVFSPRGGPQPLPPAPTSVPPAAFPTPLVTPMVALVLPNYLFPTPSSYPYGAPQTSAEGPPTPASYSPSPSLPALPPSPPRRPDSPLFNSRCSSPLQLNLLQLEELPRAEGAAGAGGPGSSAGPPPPSEEAAEPEARLVEVTESSNQDALSGSSDLLELLLQEDSRSGTGSAASGSLGSGLGSGSGSGSHEGGSTSASITRSSQSSHTSKYFGSIDSSEAEAGAARGGAEPGDQVIKYVLQDPIWLLMANADQRVMMTYQVPSRDMTSVLKQDRERLRAMQRQQPRFSEDQRRELGAVHSWVRKGQLPRALDVMACVDCGSSTQDPGHPDDPLFSELDGLGLEPMEEGGGEQGSSGGGSGEGEGCEEARAQGGAKASSSQDLAMEEEKESRSSASPALPTAGNGTS from the exons ATGAGTGGCCCCCTAGAAGGGGCTGATGGGGGAGGGGACCCCAGGCCTGGGGAATCATTTTGTCCTGGGGGGGTCCCATCCCCTGGGCCCCCACAGCACCGGCCTTGCCCAGGCCCCAGCCTGGCCGATGACACCGATGCCAACAGCAATGGTTCAAGTGGCAATGAGTCCAACGGGCATGAGTCCAGGGGCGCATCTCAGCGGAGCTCACACAGCTCCTCCTCAGGCAATGGCAAGGACTCAGCCCTGCTGGAGACCACTGAGAGCAGCAAGAG CACAAACTCTCAGAGCCCATCCCCACCTAGCAGTTCCATTGCCTACAGCCTCCTGAGTGCCAGCTCAGAGCAGGACAACCCGTCCACCAGTGGCTGCAG CAGTGAACAGTCAGCCCGGGCAAGGACCCAGAAGGAACTCATGACAGCACTTCGAGAGCTCAAGCTTCGACTGCCACCAGAGCGCCGGGGCAAGGGCCGCTCTGGGACCCTGGCCACGCTGCAGTACGCGCTGGCCTGTGTCAAGCAAGTGCAGG CCAACCAGGAATACTACCAGCAGTGGAGCCTGGAGGAGGGCGAGCCTTGCTCCATGGACATGTCCACCTATACCCTGGAGGAGCTGGAGCACATCACGTCTGAGTACACGCTTCGTAACCAG GATACCTTCTCAGTGGCTGTCTCCTTCCTGACGGGCCGAATCGTCTACATTTCGGAGCAGGCAGCTGTCCTGCTGCGTTGCAAGCGGGACGTGTTCCGGGGTACCCGCTTCTCCGAGCTCCTGGCTCCCCAGGATGTGGGAGTCTTCTATGGTTCCACTGCTCCATCTCGCCTGCCCACCTGGGGCACAGGGGCCTCAGCAG GTTCAGGCCTCAGGGACTTTACCCAGGAGAAGTCTGTCTTCTGCCGTATCAG AGGAGGTCCTGACCGGGATCCAGGGCCTCGGTACCAGCCATTCCGCCTAACCCCGTATGTGACCAAGATCCGGGTCTCAGATGGGGCCCCTGCGCAGCCGTGCTGCCTGCTGATTGCAGAGCGCATCCACTCGGGTTACGAAG CTCCCCGGATACCCCCTGACAAGAGGATTTTCACTACACGGCACACACCCAGCTGCCTCTTCCAGGATGTGGATGAAAG GGCTGCCCCCCTGCTGGGCTACCTGCCCCAGGACCTCCTGGGGGCCCCAGTGCTCCTGTTCCTGCACCCTGAGGACCGACCCCTCATGCTGGCTATCCACAAGAAGA TCCTGCAGTTGGCGGGCCAGCCCTTCGACCACTCCCCCATCCGCTTCTGTGCCCGCAACGGGGAGTATGTCACCATGGACACCAGTTGGGCTGGCTTTGTGCATCCCTGGAGCCGCAAGGTAGCCTTCGTGTTGGGCCGCCACAAAGTACGCAC GGCCCCGCTGAATGAGGATGTGTTCACTCCCCCGGCCCCCAGCCCAGCTCCGACCCTGGACACTGATATCCAGGAGCTGTCAGAGCAGATCCACCGGCTGCTGCTACAG CCCGTGCACAGCCCCAGCCCCACAGGACTCTGTGGAGTCGGCCCCGTGACATCTCCAGGCCCTCTCCACAGCCCTGGCTCCTCCAGTGATAGCAACGGGGGTGATGCAGAGGGGCCTGGGCCTCCTGCGCCA GTGACTTTCCAGCAGATCTGTAAGGATGTGCATCTGGTGAAGCACCAGGGCCAGCAGCTTTTTATTGAGTCTCGGGCCCGGCCTCAGCCCCGGCCTCGCCTCCCTG CTACAGGCACATTCAAGGCCAGGGCCCTTCCCTGCCAATCCCCAGACCCAGAGCTGGAGACGGGTTCTGCTCCCATCCCGGCCCCACTAGCCTTGGCCCCTGAGGAGGCCGAGAGGAAAGAAGCCTCCAGCTGCTCCTACCAACAGATCAACTGCCTGGACAGCATCCTCAG GTATCTGGAGAGCTGCAACCTCCCCAGCACCACTAAGCGTAAatgtgcctcctcctcctcttacaccacctcctcagcctctgaCGATGACAAGCAGAGGACTGGTCCAGTCCCTGTGGGGACCAAGAAAG ACATCATCATGATGGAGGACCTGCCTGGCCTAGCCCCcggcccagcccccagcccagcccccagccccacagTAGCCCCTGACCCAGCCCCAGATGCCTACCGTCCAGTAGGGCTGACCAAGGCCGTGCTGTCCCTGCACACACAGAAGGAAGAGCAAGCCTTCCTCAGCCGCTTCCGAGACCTGGGCAGGCTGCGTGGACTCGACAGCTCTTCCACAGCGCCCTCAGCCCTTGGCGAGCGAG GCTGCCACCACGGCCCCGCACCCCCAAGCCGCCGACACCACTGCCGATCCAAAGCCAAGCGCTCACGCCACCACCAGAGCCCTCGGGCTGAAGCGCCCTGCTACGTCTCACACCCCTCACCTGTGCCACCGTCCACCCCCTGGCCTGCCCCACCAGCCACTACCCCCTTCCCAGCAGTTGTCCAGCCCTACCCTCTCCCAGTGTTCTCCCCTCGAGGAGGCCCCCAGCCTCTTCCCCCTGCTCCCACATCTGTGCCCCCGGCTGCTTTCCCCACCCCTCTGGTGACCCCCATGGTGGCCTTGGTGCTCCCTAACTATCTGTTCCCAACCCCATCCAGCTATCCTTACGGGGCACCCCAGACCTCTGCTGAAGGGCCTCCCACTCCTGCCTCGTACTCCCCTTCTCCATCCTTGCCCGCCCTCCCCCCAAGCCCTCCTCGCCGCCCGGACTCTCCACTGTTCAACTCAAGATGCAGCTCTCCACTCCAGCTTAATCTGCTGCAGCTCGAGGAGCTCCCCCGTGCTGAGGGGGCTGCTGGTGCAGGGGGCCCTGGGAGCAGTGCTGGGCCCCCACCTCCCAGTGAGGAGGCTGCTGAGCCAGAGGCCAGACTG gtGGAGGTCACTGAGTCCTCCAATCAGGACGCACTTTCCGGCTCCAGCGACCTGCTGGAACTGCTGCTGCAAGAGGACTCGCGCTCCGGCACAGGCTCCGCAGCCTCGGGCTCCTTGGGCTCTGGCTTGGGCTCTGGGTCTGGTTCAGGCTCCCATGAGGGGGGCAGCACCTCAGCCAGCATCACTC GCAGCAGCCAGAGCAGCCACACAAGCAAATACTTTGGCAGCATCGACTCTTccgaggctgaggctggggctgctCGGGGCGGGGCTGAGCCGGGGGACCAGGTGATTAAGTACGTGCTCCAGGATCCCATTTGGCTGCTCATGGCCAATGCTGACCAGCGCGTCATGATGACTTACCAGGTACCCTCCAG GGACATGACCTCTGTGCTGAAGCAGGATCGGGAGCGGCTCCGAGCCATGCAGAGGCAGCAGCCCCGGTTTTCTGAGGACCAGCGGCGGGAACTGGGCGCTGTGCACTCCTGGGTCCGCAAGGGCCAACTGCCTCGGGCTCTTGATGTGATG GCCTGTGTGGACTGTGGGAGCAGCACCCAAGATCCTGGTCACCCTGATGACCCACTCTTCTCAGAGCTGGATGGACTGGGGCTGGAGCCCATGGAAGAGGGTGGAGGCGAGCAGGGCAGCAGCGGTGGCGGCAGTGGTGAGGGTGAGGGCTGCGAGGAGGCCCGGGCCCAAGGTGGGGCCAAGGCCTCAAGCTCTCAGGACTTGGCcatggaggaggagaaagaaagcaggagCTCAGCCAGTCCAGCCTTACCTACAGCAGGAAACGGCACGAGCTAG
- the PER1 gene encoding period circadian protein homolog 1 isoform X1 encodes MSGPLEGADGGGDPRPGESFCPGGVPSPGPPQHRPCPGPSLADDTDANSNGSSGNESNGHESRGASQRSSHSSSSGNGKDSALLETTESSKSTNSQSPSPPSSSIAYSLLSASSEQDNPSTSGCSSEQSARARTQKELMTALRELKLRLPPERRGKGRSGTLATLQYALACVKQVQANQEYYQQWSLEEGEPCSMDMSTYTLEELEHITSEYTLRNQDTFSVAVSFLTGRIVYISEQAAVLLRCKRDVFRGTRFSELLAPQDVGVFYGSTAPSRLPTWGTGASAGSGLRDFTQEKSVFCRIRGGPDRDPGPRYQPFRLTPYVTKIRVSDGAPAQPCCLLIAERIHSGYEAPRIPPDKRIFTTRHTPSCLFQDVDERAAPLLGYLPQDLLGAPVLLFLHPEDRPLMLAIHKKILQLAGQPFDHSPIRFCARNGEYVTMDTSWAGFVHPWSRKVAFVLGRHKVRTAPLNEDVFTPPAPSPAPTLDTDIQELSEQIHRLLLQPVHSPSPTGLCGVGPVTSPGPLHSPGSSSDSNGGDAEGPGPPAPVTFQQICKDVHLVKHQGQQLFIESRARPQPRPRLPATGTFKARALPCQSPDPELETGSAPIPAPLALAPEEAERKEASSCSYQQINCLDSILRYLESCNLPSTTKRKCASSSSYTTSSASDDDKQRTGPVPVGTKKDPPSAVLSGEGATPRKEPVVGGTLSPLALANKAESVLSVTSQCSFSSTIVHVGDKKPPESDIIMMEDLPGLAPGPAPSPAPSPTVAPDPAPDAYRPVGLTKAVLSLHTQKEEQAFLSRFRDLGRLRGLDSSSTAPSALGERGCHHGPAPPSRRHHCRSKAKRSRHHQSPRAEAPCYVSHPSPVPPSTPWPAPPATTPFPAVVQPYPLPVFSPRGGPQPLPPAPTSVPPAAFPTPLVTPMVALVLPNYLFPTPSSYPYGAPQTSAEGPPTPASYSPSPSLPALPPSPPRRPDSPLFNSRCSSPLQLNLLQLEELPRAEGAAGAGGPGSSAGPPPPSEEAAEPEARLVEVTESSNQDALSGSSDLLELLLQEDSRSGTGSAASGSLGSGLGSGSGSGSHEGGSTSASITRSSQSSHTSKYFGSIDSSEAEAGAARGGAEPGDQVIKYVLQDPIWLLMANADQRVMMTYQVPSRDMTSVLKQDRERLRAMQRQQPRFSEDQRRELGAVHSWVRKGQLPRALDVMACVDCGSSTQDPGHPDDPLFSELDGLGLEPMEEGGGEQGSSGGGSGEGEGCEEARAQGGAKASSSQDLAMEEEKESRSSASPALPTAGNGTS; translated from the exons ATGAGTGGCCCCCTAGAAGGGGCTGATGGGGGAGGGGACCCCAGGCCTGGGGAATCATTTTGTCCTGGGGGGGTCCCATCCCCTGGGCCCCCACAGCACCGGCCTTGCCCAGGCCCCAGCCTGGCCGATGACACCGATGCCAACAGCAATGGTTCAAGTGGCAATGAGTCCAACGGGCATGAGTCCAGGGGCGCATCTCAGCGGAGCTCACACAGCTCCTCCTCAGGCAATGGCAAGGACTCAGCCCTGCTGGAGACCACTGAGAGCAGCAAGAG CACAAACTCTCAGAGCCCATCCCCACCTAGCAGTTCCATTGCCTACAGCCTCCTGAGTGCCAGCTCAGAGCAGGACAACCCGTCCACCAGTGGCTGCAG CAGTGAACAGTCAGCCCGGGCAAGGACCCAGAAGGAACTCATGACAGCACTTCGAGAGCTCAAGCTTCGACTGCCACCAGAGCGCCGGGGCAAGGGCCGCTCTGGGACCCTGGCCACGCTGCAGTACGCGCTGGCCTGTGTCAAGCAAGTGCAGG CCAACCAGGAATACTACCAGCAGTGGAGCCTGGAGGAGGGCGAGCCTTGCTCCATGGACATGTCCACCTATACCCTGGAGGAGCTGGAGCACATCACGTCTGAGTACACGCTTCGTAACCAG GATACCTTCTCAGTGGCTGTCTCCTTCCTGACGGGCCGAATCGTCTACATTTCGGAGCAGGCAGCTGTCCTGCTGCGTTGCAAGCGGGACGTGTTCCGGGGTACCCGCTTCTCCGAGCTCCTGGCTCCCCAGGATGTGGGAGTCTTCTATGGTTCCACTGCTCCATCTCGCCTGCCCACCTGGGGCACAGGGGCCTCAGCAG GTTCAGGCCTCAGGGACTTTACCCAGGAGAAGTCTGTCTTCTGCCGTATCAG AGGAGGTCCTGACCGGGATCCAGGGCCTCGGTACCAGCCATTCCGCCTAACCCCGTATGTGACCAAGATCCGGGTCTCAGATGGGGCCCCTGCGCAGCCGTGCTGCCTGCTGATTGCAGAGCGCATCCACTCGGGTTACGAAG CTCCCCGGATACCCCCTGACAAGAGGATTTTCACTACACGGCACACACCCAGCTGCCTCTTCCAGGATGTGGATGAAAG GGCTGCCCCCCTGCTGGGCTACCTGCCCCAGGACCTCCTGGGGGCCCCAGTGCTCCTGTTCCTGCACCCTGAGGACCGACCCCTCATGCTGGCTATCCACAAGAAGA TCCTGCAGTTGGCGGGCCAGCCCTTCGACCACTCCCCCATCCGCTTCTGTGCCCGCAACGGGGAGTATGTCACCATGGACACCAGTTGGGCTGGCTTTGTGCATCCCTGGAGCCGCAAGGTAGCCTTCGTGTTGGGCCGCCACAAAGTACGCAC GGCCCCGCTGAATGAGGATGTGTTCACTCCCCCGGCCCCCAGCCCAGCTCCGACCCTGGACACTGATATCCAGGAGCTGTCAGAGCAGATCCACCGGCTGCTGCTACAG CCCGTGCACAGCCCCAGCCCCACAGGACTCTGTGGAGTCGGCCCCGTGACATCTCCAGGCCCTCTCCACAGCCCTGGCTCCTCCAGTGATAGCAACGGGGGTGATGCAGAGGGGCCTGGGCCTCCTGCGCCA GTGACTTTCCAGCAGATCTGTAAGGATGTGCATCTGGTGAAGCACCAGGGCCAGCAGCTTTTTATTGAGTCTCGGGCCCGGCCTCAGCCCCGGCCTCGCCTCCCTG CTACAGGCACATTCAAGGCCAGGGCCCTTCCCTGCCAATCCCCAGACCCAGAGCTGGAGACGGGTTCTGCTCCCATCCCGGCCCCACTAGCCTTGGCCCCTGAGGAGGCCGAGAGGAAAGAAGCCTCCAGCTGCTCCTACCAACAGATCAACTGCCTGGACAGCATCCTCAG GTATCTGGAGAGCTGCAACCTCCCCAGCACCACTAAGCGTAAatgtgcctcctcctcctcttacaccacctcctcagcctctgaCGATGACAAGCAGAGGACTGGTCCAGTCCCTGTGGGGACCAAGAAAG ATCCGCCGTCAGCAGTGCTGTCTGGGGAGGGGGCCACCCCCCGGAAGGAGCCAGTGGTGGGAGGCACCCTGAGCCCGCTCGCCCTGGCCAATAAGGCGGAGAGCGTGTTGTCCGTCACCAGTCAGTGTAGCTTCAGCTCCACCATCGTCCATGTGGGAGACAAGAAGCCCCCGGAGTCGG ACATCATCATGATGGAGGACCTGCCTGGCCTAGCCCCcggcccagcccccagcccagcccccagccccacagTAGCCCCTGACCCAGCCCCAGATGCCTACCGTCCAGTAGGGCTGACCAAGGCCGTGCTGTCCCTGCACACACAGAAGGAAGAGCAAGCCTTCCTCAGCCGCTTCCGAGACCTGGGCAGGCTGCGTGGACTCGACAGCTCTTCCACAGCGCCCTCAGCCCTTGGCGAGCGAG GCTGCCACCACGGCCCCGCACCCCCAAGCCGCCGACACCACTGCCGATCCAAAGCCAAGCGCTCACGCCACCACCAGAGCCCTCGGGCTGAAGCGCCCTGCTACGTCTCACACCCCTCACCTGTGCCACCGTCCACCCCCTGGCCTGCCCCACCAGCCACTACCCCCTTCCCAGCAGTTGTCCAGCCCTACCCTCTCCCAGTGTTCTCCCCTCGAGGAGGCCCCCAGCCTCTTCCCCCTGCTCCCACATCTGTGCCCCCGGCTGCTTTCCCCACCCCTCTGGTGACCCCCATGGTGGCCTTGGTGCTCCCTAACTATCTGTTCCCAACCCCATCCAGCTATCCTTACGGGGCACCCCAGACCTCTGCTGAAGGGCCTCCCACTCCTGCCTCGTACTCCCCTTCTCCATCCTTGCCCGCCCTCCCCCCAAGCCCTCCTCGCCGCCCGGACTCTCCACTGTTCAACTCAAGATGCAGCTCTCCACTCCAGCTTAATCTGCTGCAGCTCGAGGAGCTCCCCCGTGCTGAGGGGGCTGCTGGTGCAGGGGGCCCTGGGAGCAGTGCTGGGCCCCCACCTCCCAGTGAGGAGGCTGCTGAGCCAGAGGCCAGACTG gtGGAGGTCACTGAGTCCTCCAATCAGGACGCACTTTCCGGCTCCAGCGACCTGCTGGAACTGCTGCTGCAAGAGGACTCGCGCTCCGGCACAGGCTCCGCAGCCTCGGGCTCCTTGGGCTCTGGCTTGGGCTCTGGGTCTGGTTCAGGCTCCCATGAGGGGGGCAGCACCTCAGCCAGCATCACTC GCAGCAGCCAGAGCAGCCACACAAGCAAATACTTTGGCAGCATCGACTCTTccgaggctgaggctggggctgctCGGGGCGGGGCTGAGCCGGGGGACCAGGTGATTAAGTACGTGCTCCAGGATCCCATTTGGCTGCTCATGGCCAATGCTGACCAGCGCGTCATGATGACTTACCAGGTACCCTCCAG GGACATGACCTCTGTGCTGAAGCAGGATCGGGAGCGGCTCCGAGCCATGCAGAGGCAGCAGCCCCGGTTTTCTGAGGACCAGCGGCGGGAACTGGGCGCTGTGCACTCCTGGGTCCGCAAGGGCCAACTGCCTCGGGCTCTTGATGTGATG GCCTGTGTGGACTGTGGGAGCAGCACCCAAGATCCTGGTCACCCTGATGACCCACTCTTCTCAGAGCTGGATGGACTGGGGCTGGAGCCCATGGAAGAGGGTGGAGGCGAGCAGGGCAGCAGCGGTGGCGGCAGTGGTGAGGGTGAGGGCTGCGAGGAGGCCCGGGCCCAAGGTGGGGCCAAGGCCTCAAGCTCTCAGGACTTGGCcatggaggaggagaaagaaagcaggagCTCAGCCAGTCCAGCCTTACCTACAGCAGGAAACGGCACGAGCTAG
- the PER1 gene encoding period circadian protein homolog 1 isoform X3, producing MSGPLEGADGGGDPRPGESFCPGGVPSPGPPQHRPCPGPSLADDTDANSNGSSGNESNGHESRGASQRSSHSSSSGNGKDSALLETTESSKSTNSQSPSPPSSSIAYSLLSASSEQDNPSTSGCSSEQSARARTQKELMTALRELKLRLPPERRGKGRSGTLATLQYALACVKQVQANQEYYQQWSLEEGEPCSMDMSTYTLEELEHITSEYTLRNQDTFSVAVSFLTGRIVYISEQAAVLLRCKRDVFRGTRFSELLAPQDVGVFYGSTAPSRLPTWGTGASAGSGLRDFTQEKSVFCRIRGGPDRDPGPRYQPFRLTPYVTKIRVSDGAPAQPCCLLIAERIHSGYEAPRIPPDKRIFTTRHTPSCLFQDVDERAAPLLGYLPQDLLGAPVLLFLHPEDRPLMLAIHKKILQLAGQPFDHSPIRFCARNGEYVTMDTSWAGFVHPWSRKVAFVLGRHKVRTAPLNEDVFTPPAPSPAPTLDTDIQELSEQIHRLLLQPVHSPSPTGLCGVGPVTSPGPLHSPGSSSDSNGGDAEGPGPPAPVTFQQICKDVHLVKHQGQQLFIESRARPQPRPRLPATGTFKARALPCQSPDPELETGSAPIPAPLALAPEEAERKEASSCSYQQINCLDSILRYLESCNLPSTTKRKCASSSSYTTSSASDDDKQRTGPVPVGTKKDIIMMEDLPGLAPGPAPSPAPSPTVAPDPAPDAYRPVGLTKAVLSLHTQKEEQAFLSRFRDLGRLRGLDSSSTAPSALGERGRRRTQDWAFQPPSSLHRKLGRTRPRWAGGTPMLAAPAGVWRRDQSHLSMCPWTHPASSICQRASIFRTPPARPLL from the exons ATGAGTGGCCCCCTAGAAGGGGCTGATGGGGGAGGGGACCCCAGGCCTGGGGAATCATTTTGTCCTGGGGGGGTCCCATCCCCTGGGCCCCCACAGCACCGGCCTTGCCCAGGCCCCAGCCTGGCCGATGACACCGATGCCAACAGCAATGGTTCAAGTGGCAATGAGTCCAACGGGCATGAGTCCAGGGGCGCATCTCAGCGGAGCTCACACAGCTCCTCCTCAGGCAATGGCAAGGACTCAGCCCTGCTGGAGACCACTGAGAGCAGCAAGAG CACAAACTCTCAGAGCCCATCCCCACCTAGCAGTTCCATTGCCTACAGCCTCCTGAGTGCCAGCTCAGAGCAGGACAACCCGTCCACCAGTGGCTGCAG CAGTGAACAGTCAGCCCGGGCAAGGACCCAGAAGGAACTCATGACAGCACTTCGAGAGCTCAAGCTTCGACTGCCACCAGAGCGCCGGGGCAAGGGCCGCTCTGGGACCCTGGCCACGCTGCAGTACGCGCTGGCCTGTGTCAAGCAAGTGCAGG CCAACCAGGAATACTACCAGCAGTGGAGCCTGGAGGAGGGCGAGCCTTGCTCCATGGACATGTCCACCTATACCCTGGAGGAGCTGGAGCACATCACGTCTGAGTACACGCTTCGTAACCAG GATACCTTCTCAGTGGCTGTCTCCTTCCTGACGGGCCGAATCGTCTACATTTCGGAGCAGGCAGCTGTCCTGCTGCGTTGCAAGCGGGACGTGTTCCGGGGTACCCGCTTCTCCGAGCTCCTGGCTCCCCAGGATGTGGGAGTCTTCTATGGTTCCACTGCTCCATCTCGCCTGCCCACCTGGGGCACAGGGGCCTCAGCAG GTTCAGGCCTCAGGGACTTTACCCAGGAGAAGTCTGTCTTCTGCCGTATCAG AGGAGGTCCTGACCGGGATCCAGGGCCTCGGTACCAGCCATTCCGCCTAACCCCGTATGTGACCAAGATCCGGGTCTCAGATGGGGCCCCTGCGCAGCCGTGCTGCCTGCTGATTGCAGAGCGCATCCACTCGGGTTACGAAG CTCCCCGGATACCCCCTGACAAGAGGATTTTCACTACACGGCACACACCCAGCTGCCTCTTCCAGGATGTGGATGAAAG GGCTGCCCCCCTGCTGGGCTACCTGCCCCAGGACCTCCTGGGGGCCCCAGTGCTCCTGTTCCTGCACCCTGAGGACCGACCCCTCATGCTGGCTATCCACAAGAAGA TCCTGCAGTTGGCGGGCCAGCCCTTCGACCACTCCCCCATCCGCTTCTGTGCCCGCAACGGGGAGTATGTCACCATGGACACCAGTTGGGCTGGCTTTGTGCATCCCTGGAGCCGCAAGGTAGCCTTCGTGTTGGGCCGCCACAAAGTACGCAC GGCCCCGCTGAATGAGGATGTGTTCACTCCCCCGGCCCCCAGCCCAGCTCCGACCCTGGACACTGATATCCAGGAGCTGTCAGAGCAGATCCACCGGCTGCTGCTACAG CCCGTGCACAGCCCCAGCCCCACAGGACTCTGTGGAGTCGGCCCCGTGACATCTCCAGGCCCTCTCCACAGCCCTGGCTCCTCCAGTGATAGCAACGGGGGTGATGCAGAGGGGCCTGGGCCTCCTGCGCCA GTGACTTTCCAGCAGATCTGTAAGGATGTGCATCTGGTGAAGCACCAGGGCCAGCAGCTTTTTATTGAGTCTCGGGCCCGGCCTCAGCCCCGGCCTCGCCTCCCTG CTACAGGCACATTCAAGGCCAGGGCCCTTCCCTGCCAATCCCCAGACCCAGAGCTGGAGACGGGTTCTGCTCCCATCCCGGCCCCACTAGCCTTGGCCCCTGAGGAGGCCGAGAGGAAAGAAGCCTCCAGCTGCTCCTACCAACAGATCAACTGCCTGGACAGCATCCTCAG GTATCTGGAGAGCTGCAACCTCCCCAGCACCACTAAGCGTAAatgtgcctcctcctcctcttacaccacctcctcagcctctgaCGATGACAAGCAGAGGACTGGTCCAGTCCCTGTGGGGACCAAGAAAG ACATCATCATGATGGAGGACCTGCCTGGCCTAGCCCCcggcccagcccccagcccagcccccagccccacagTAGCCCCTGACCCAGCCCCAGATGCCTACCGTCCAGTAGGGCTGACCAAGGCCGTGCTGTCCCTGCACACACAGAAGGAAGAGCAAGCCTTCCTCAGCCGCTTCCGAGACCTGGGCAGGCTGCGTGGACTCGACAGCTCTTCCACAGCGCCCTCAGCCCTTGGCGAGCGAG GCAGACGCAGGACTCAGGACTGGGCTTTCCAGCCCCCCTCTTCACTCCATCGCAAGCTAGGCAGAACACGGCCTCGATGGGCAGGAGGAACGCCTATGCTGGCAGCGCCCGCAGGAGTTTGGCGGAGGGACCAGAGCCACCTGTCCATGTGTCCATGGACGCACCCTGCCTCCTCCATCTGCCAGCGTGCCTCCATCTTCCGCACACCCCCAGCTCGACCCCTCTTGTAA